The sequence CCCTTTTTTGAAAAATTCTTTCATCGTGGCCCACTTTGGAGCTGTCATTACGGTGGCAACCGGATTTTTAAAACGCTTCCCATCAAAATTTGGAGAGTTTTTCAACACCATTTTGTATTCTTCACTTATCTGTCCTCCCTTGGCAGGATTAAATATATAGATAATCCATCCCGAAAGGATGATTATGATTATAATTGAGTAGATTATCATTCGTTTTCTTTTCTTCATTAATTTAACACTGTTCGATCTGGTTATTTCTTAGGAAACTATGTTCAACATATTTTATATTTAGCCGTTTTAGCTAATAAGACGTTAGAGTTATAAATTATGAGTTATGAATTATGAGTTATGAATTATGAGTTATGAATTATGAGTTATGAATTATGATAAACCTACTAACTACTGTCTACTAACTACTATCTTGAATCTTGTGTCTTGAATCCCTGCCTGCGGCCGTGTCATACTTCATAATTCGGGTAACAAATTAACGATTTTTTTCAGTTTATCTAAAGGGGTATTATAATTTAAAGCAGAATGCCTTCTTTGATAGTTATATCTGTACATAAATCCATTTAATTCCAACTCTAATTCTTGTTTATTAATTGTTTTGTTGATTGTCAATAAACATTCATTATTTAATATCCCCCAAAAGCGTTCTATCTTCCCATTTGTTTGTGGCCGATAAGGCTTTGTATATACGTGCCTCACTCCAAAAACATTTAGCATTGATTCAAAAAAATGTGTTTCTTTTGCCTTTTGTGAAGTAAAGGCGGTAAACTCTACTCCATTATCTGTCATTACTTTCTCAGGTATTACACCATGGCAATTAAACCATTTATAAGCCTTGAAGAACGCATCCGTTGCTTGTTGTGCAGTTTGTCTTTCTATTACTTTAACATAGCAAAGACGAGTACAGTCGTCTATAGCCCCAAACAAATAATATTTATTTCTGTCCATCATCATTGTTTTTGCCAGTGAATAGGTGTCG comes from Bacteroidota bacterium and encodes:
- a CDS encoding DDE-type integrase/transposase/recombinase, whose protein sequence is MTKKEQQLMSNKWLLVIKEYEQIKSKTSKHFKTVDQLCEVFSVHRKDIRKYYERWCKSSKDPESLLPRKPGPRPGQLKILSKEEERTIVKIHRRLNANEFEIYHLIEGKFNVHPSVSTIYRTLKRYPLNKKRKEAVKRYEKKYPGELLHADTYSLAKTMMMDRNKYYLFGAIDDCTRLCYVKVIERQTAQQATDAFFKAYKWFNCHGVIPEKVMTDNGVEFTAFTSQKAKETHFFESMLNVFGVRHVYTKPYRPQTNGKIERFWGILNNECLLTINKTINKQELELELNGFMYRYNYQRRHSALNYNTPLDKLKKIVNLLPEL